In the genome of Diorhabda carinulata isolate Delta chromosome Y, icDioCari1.1, whole genome shotgun sequence, one region contains:
- the LOC130902989 gene encoding matrix metalloproteinase-16-like — MLIIILAAVLCPVLCVVDQQYAMKYLHRFGYANENDLTKLEDYLLSFQERYNIPATGELDENTIQLLNRPRCNVSEAASDDDHSFRVKSKWTKFDLKWYFPQATPEYLKVTKKAFEVWSNSSKFKFELIHKIRPYAPDISITVVRGKHYFRANCQGRGECSSTFDGPRKVLAHAYFPKGNSCIELHIDADEKWDLSLDGSSSEDQTSLLMVLIHEIGHILGIAHSDIETAIMYPWYQFNIAPKLDENDKMALEALYGPINTYVNNPFKPTSALPPTTKTLAHQPNEPDKNLCDIIPEYMFIAMAGEFENYHLYIINENSLWKIDLNSKLIPSQPEILDDYLPEEVGPIIHIFQSSSDNLIAVNDRKYYVADFPALQILEENNLIIPKNSQINTMFQSNHGKIYVFYNNSNYIEFDKNLKTVRNRGQIKDIFPGLPTDVTGAFQYIDGHMYFFKNTTYYKYNEFTKKLVAAGPFNWNVFDIPCPNGDLLNHLKILLTKIISFYQ; from the coding sequence ATGTTAATCATTATATTAGCTGCAGTACTATGTCCAGTACTATGCGTTGTCGACCAACAGTATGCTATGAAGTATTTACACCGGTTCGGGTAcgcaaatgaaaatgatttgacTAAACTTGAGGATTATTTGTTGAGTTTTCAAGAAAGATATAATATCCCTGCAACGGgagaattagatgaaaatacaATTCAACTTCTAAATAGACCAAGATGTAATGTGAGTGAAGCAGCTTCCGACGATGATCATTCTTTTAGAGTTAAATCAAAATggacaaaatttgatttgaaatggtATTTCCCTCAGGCAACTCCAGAATATCTTAAAGTAACCAAAAAGGCTTTTGAAGTGTGGAGTAatagttcaaagtttaaatttgaattaatacacAAAATACGGCCTTATGCTCCCGATATATCTATTACAGTTGTACGGGGAAAGCACTATTTTCGAGCAAATTGCCAAGGTAGAGGTGAGTGCTCCAGTACATTTGATGGGCCCAGAAAGGTGTTGGCACATGCTTATTTCCCAAAAGGCAACAGTTGTATAGAGCTTCATATTGATGCTGATGAGAAGTGGGATTTAAGTTTGGATGGATCAAGTTCAGAAGATCAGACTAGCCTACTTATGGtattaattcatgaaattggGCATATTTTAGGAATTGCTCACAGTGATATTGAGACAGCAATAATGTATCCATGGTATCAATTCAACATTGCTCCTAAATTAGATGAGAATGATAAAATGGCCCTTGAAGCTCTTTATGGGCCAAtcaatacatatgtaaataaTCCTTTCAAACCCACATCAGCGCTGCCACCGACTACAAAGACACTTGCACATCAACCAAATGAACCGGATAAAAATTTATGCGACATAATACCGGAGTATATGTTCATTGCCATGGCtggtgaatttgaaaattaccatttatatattattaatgaaaattccctatggaaaattgatttgaattcgAAACTTATTCCCTCGCAACCAGAAATACTCGATGATTATTTACCTGAAGAAGTGGGTCCCataattcacatttttcaaagtTCTTCAGATAATTTAATAGCAGTCAATGACCGTAAATACTATGTAGCAGATTTTCCCGCTCTACAAATACttgaggaaaataatttaattatacctaagaattctcaaataaacacaatgTTTCAAAGCAATCATgggaaaatatatgtattttataataacagtaattatattgaatttgacAAGAACTTGAAAACTGTTCGGAATAGAGgacaaataaaagatattttcccTGGACTACCCACAGATGTTACAGGAGCATTCCAGTACATTGACGGACACAtgtactttttcaaaaacaccaCATACTACAAATATAATGAGTTTACCAAAAAACTTGTTGCAGCCGGACCCTTTAATTGGAACGTGTTCGATATTCCATGTCCAAATGGAGACCTTTTAAAtcatctcaaaattttattaacaaaaataatttctttttatcaatga